From Cannabis sativa cultivar Pink pepper isolate KNU-18-1 chromosome 8, ASM2916894v1, whole genome shotgun sequence, a single genomic window includes:
- the LOC115700967 gene encoding protein PXR1 encodes MACTIDFRCLDEGFGGKTYKRKRQEAENNIGNGEDVDAAMDVDDSAPPSAKRSAIASSENPDKPIFGNATYDGVIAGRVSGRKWKQPRKHRASATMVRKGTNFEERAKEKEIKKAYRERKEELKEEIRKNKVDKRKQREEREKRKKENILRSGTKLQKITNPKTLKKLAKSKQRKLLKVVPDDLLANKNKNKN; translated from the coding sequence ATGGCATGTACAATCGATTTCCGTTGCTTAGATGAAGGGTTTGGCGGCAAAACCTACAAACGTAAAAGACAAGAAGCCGAAAACAACATCGGCAACGGCGAAGATGTCGATGCAGCCATGGATGTCGATGACTCAGCTCCTCCCTCAGCAAAGAGATCAGCTATAGCTTCGTCGGAGAATCCTGACAAACCGATCTTCGGAAACGCGACTTACGACGGCGTCATAGCCGGAAGAGTCTCCGGTCGTAAGTGGAAGCAGCCGAGGAAGCATAGGGCTTCGGCGACTATGGTTAGAAAGGGAACGAACTTCGAAGAGAGAGCGAAGGAGAAGGAGATAAAAAAAGCTTACAGAGAGAGGAAAGAAGAGCTTAAGGAAGAGATTAGGAAGAATAAAGTTGATAAGAGGAagcaaagagaagagagggagaagaggaagaaggagaacATATTGAGATCTGGTACTAAGCTTCAGAAGATTACTAATCCCAAAACGCTTAAGAAACTTGCTAAGTCTAAACAGAGGAAGTTACTCAAGGTTGTTCCTGATGATTTGCTAGCCAATAAGAACAAGAACAAGAACTAG